The following coding sequences lie in one Synechococcus sp. PCC 7336 genomic window:
- a CDS encoding HigA family addiction module antitoxin: MVRIPTHRTPTHPGEMLLHEFLEPLEMSQSDLSKALQVPFQRVNELVRRKRGVTPSTALRLAKYFGTTPSFWMNLQLRCDLYRAQQEEASELDAIVPRSSEVL; encoded by the coding sequence ATGGTTAGGATTCCAACCCATAGAACTCCCACCCATCCAGGGGAAATGTTACTCCACGAATTCCTAGAGCCTTTGGAGATGAGTCAGAGCGATCTGTCCAAAGCTCTCCAAGTGCCCTTTCAACGGGTCAATGAATTAGTGAGGAGGAAGCGAGGGGTTACTCCTTCAACCGCTCTAAGATTGGCAAAGTATTTTGGGACGACTCCCAGCTTTTGGATGAATCTACAGCTACGCTGTGACCTCTATCGCGCTCAACAGGAAGAAGCAAGCGAACTAGATGCGATCGTCCCACGCTCCTCAGAAGTCTTGTAA
- a CDS encoding SufS family cysteine desulfurase → MSATLAAVQPRLTVDDALAVQVRSQFPILSRQVNGKPLVYLDNAATSQKPEAVLQAMDRYYRSSNANVHRGAHTLSREATDAYELSRVKVAQFINATSAREIVFTRNASEAINLVAYSWGMNHLAAGDEVILSVMEHHSNLVPWQFVAQKTGATLKFVRLTETGEFDLEHYRSLLSDRTQLVATVHVSNMLGCVNPVAEIAQLAQQYGAKVLIDACQSVPHMAVDVQALGCDWLVASGHKMCGPTGSGFLYGKEDLLLSMPPFLGGGEMIADVSLERSTYADLPHKFEAGTPAIAEAIGLGAAVDYLSEIGMDRIHDREQALTAYLLAGISEIEGVRVYGPSWTESGEIDRAGLVSFTVEGIHANDIAALLDEEGVEIRSGHHCTQPLHGELGVSATARASVYFYNTQADIDAFLKALKSTIEFFSAMA, encoded by the coding sequence ATGTCTGCAACTCTTGCTGCCGTGCAGCCCAGATTGACCGTCGATGACGCGCTGGCGGTGCAGGTGCGATCGCAGTTTCCGATCCTGTCGCGGCAAGTGAATGGCAAACCGTTGGTTTATCTGGATAATGCTGCCACATCGCAGAAGCCCGAGGCGGTGCTGCAGGCAATGGATCGCTACTATCGCAGCAGTAATGCCAACGTCCATCGGGGGGCACATACCTTAAGTCGGGAAGCCACAGACGCATACGAGCTCTCGCGGGTCAAGGTCGCTCAGTTTATCAACGCGACCTCTGCCAGAGAAATTGTTTTTACGCGCAATGCTAGTGAAGCGATCAACCTCGTTGCCTATAGCTGGGGGATGAATCACCTCGCGGCTGGAGATGAGGTGATTTTGTCAGTCATGGAGCACCACAGTAATTTGGTGCCCTGGCAGTTCGTGGCCCAAAAGACTGGCGCTACGCTCAAGTTCGTTCGTCTGACGGAAACTGGCGAATTCGATCTGGAGCATTACCGGAGTTTGCTGAGCGATCGCACTCAATTAGTGGCAACCGTTCACGTTTCCAATATGTTGGGCTGCGTCAACCCAGTGGCAGAGATTGCACAGTTGGCCCAGCAGTATGGGGCCAAAGTCTTGATTGACGCTTGCCAGAGTGTTCCCCATATGGCCGTTGACGTGCAGGCGCTTGGCTGTGACTGGTTGGTGGCTTCCGGGCACAAGATGTGCGGGCCGACCGGGAGTGGATTCTTATACGGCAAAGAGGATCTGCTGCTGTCGATGCCGCCGTTTTTGGGTGGGGGAGAGATGATTGCAGATGTGTCGCTAGAACGCTCCACCTATGCGGATTTACCCCACAAGTTCGAGGCGGGTACTCCGGCGATCGCTGAGGCGATCGGGTTGGGGGCGGCAGTCGATTATCTCAGCGAGATTGGCATGGATCGCATTCACGATCGCGAGCAAGCACTAACGGCTTACTTACTCGCAGGCATCTCCGAGATTGAGGGAGTGCGGGTATACGGCCCCAGTTGGACCGAGAGCGGCGAGATCGATCGGGCAGGATTGGTGTCATTTACGGTGGAAGGAATCCACGCCAACGACATTGCGGCGCTATTGGATGAAGAGGGGGTAGAAATTCGCTCGGGCCACCACTGCACGCAACCGCTGCACGGCGAACTCGGGGTGTCTGCAACGGCTCGGGCAAGCGTTTATTTCTACAACACCCAAGCTGATATCGATGCGTTTCTCAAGGCTTTGAAGAGCACGATTGAGTTTTTTAGCGCGATGGCCTAG
- a CDS encoding type II toxin-antitoxin system RelE/ParE family toxin produces the protein MIQTFANQGTGDIFNGLRSKAARKICPVNFWAVAVRKLDQLDSAVVLQELTAPPGNRLEKLFGDRRGQYSIRINQQYRICFDWTEAGPANVEIVDYH, from the coding sequence GTGATTCAAACCTTTGCCAACCAGGGTACCGGGGATATTTTCAACGGCTTACGCAGCAAAGCTGCTCGCAAGATTTGTCCCGTCAACTTCTGGGCTGTTGCTGTCCGCAAGCTGGACCAATTGGACTCGGCGGTAGTGCTGCAAGAATTAACCGCTCCACCAGGTAACAGGTTAGAAAAGCTGTTTGGAGATCGAAGGGGCCAATACAGCATCCGTATCAATCAGCAGTACCGCATCTGCTTTGATTGGACCGAGGCCGGTCCGGCCAACGTCGAAATCGTAGACTATCACTGA
- a CDS encoding Uma2 family endonuclease yields MTSIILAPAVQLTDWQFEQICQQNPLTSFELSAKGELIVVPPVGGEAGRREFALLSQLGHWAARNPSGIGFSSQTIFQLPNGAKRMPDFAWVWRERWDKLTPEQKRGFPPLAPDFVVELRSPSDSLQELQAKMQEYARAGVPLGWLIDPIRRTVEVYQPDVETKIVRTDAIAGDPLLPGLTLDLLRLWQN; encoded by the coding sequence GTGACCAGCATCATCCTAGCTCCCGCTGTCCAGTTAACCGACTGGCAATTCGAGCAAATTTGCCAGCAGAATCCCTTGACAAGCTTTGAGTTATCCGCAAAAGGAGAGCTGATTGTGGTGCCCCCCGTTGGCGGCGAAGCTGGCCGTCGCGAATTTGCCTTGTTGAGTCAATTGGGGCACTGGGCAGCGCGCAATCCCTCTGGGATTGGCTTTAGTTCTCAGACGATTTTTCAGCTTCCCAATGGGGCCAAGCGCATGCCCGATTTTGCCTGGGTATGGCGAGAGAGATGGGATAAGCTGACTCCCGAGCAAAAACGAGGGTTTCCTCCCCTCGCGCCTGATTTTGTCGTCGAGCTGCGTTCTCCTAGCGATTCCTTACAGGAGTTACAGGCAAAGATGCAGGAATATGCCAGGGCAGGTGTGCCCTTGGGCTGGCTCATCGATCCGATTCGCCGCACGGTGGAGGTCTATCAGCCAGATGTCGAGACCAAAATCGTTCGGACAGATGCGATCGCTGGCGATCCTCTCTTGCCGGGATTGACGCTGGACTTGTTGCGTCTGTGGCAGAACTGA
- the mutS gene encoding DNA mismatch repair protein MutS has translation MPALDDPIERWNVLEMDREQLTPMMAHYAEMKAQYPQAVLMYRCGDFYETFFQDAYTVARELELVLTGRPDKKLGRIPMAGVPHHAMDRYAAQLVQKGYAIAICEQMESADQSKGLISREVTRVLTPGTILEEGLLAARQNNYLAAVVLVGRSPNQEWGLAYADISTGEFRVAQHKQIDRLSQELLRLQPAEILLPVDETGDRLGLFRPGEGGGGRIPEGLPQQFCYTLRPQRPFEAGEARSELLIALKVKSLEGFGCDRLPLAIRAAGGLLHYLSDTRKGTALNLERLQTYTIDEFLIIDYQTRRNLELLQTVRDGLLHGSLLWALDRTRTAMGGRALRRWLLQPLLSIAKIQQRQAAIAELLEDGHLRAKLQQSLSEVYDLERLAGRAGSGTANARDLVGLANSLEKLPELAMLLAGTRAQLLQRLQAVDPELEQLSQTLHETLVPHPPLTLTEGGLMQAGVDTALDELRSQVESDRKWIAALETTERERSGIPTLKVGFTKAFGYYISISRAKSKQAPADYIRKQTLVNEERYITPELKEREARILTAQTEIQQLEYDLFLALRMEVGSYASLIREVAEAIATADILAGLAEIAAAFNYCCPQMVGDRTLNLVEARHPVVEQSLPLGMFVSNSLKLGTRKSADLMVLTGPNMSGKSTYLRQVGLIQVMAQMGSFVPAEFAELGICDRVFTRVGAVDDLATGQSTFMVEMNETANILNHATERSLVLLDEIGRGTATFDGLSIAWAVAEYLAKVLKSRTIFATHYHELNELASILPNVANFQVVVKELEDEIIFLHQVSPGGADRSYGIEVGRLAGLPSSVIQRARQVLAQVDRHSHIAVGLRRSHTNGRNGKKQPTDTSGVEQGELPF, from the coding sequence ATGCCCGCGCTGGACGATCCGATCGAGCGGTGGAACGTGCTGGAGATGGATCGAGAGCAGCTAACGCCGATGATGGCCCACTACGCCGAAATGAAGGCGCAATACCCGCAGGCAGTCTTGATGTATCGCTGTGGGGATTTTTACGAGACGTTTTTTCAGGATGCTTACACCGTTGCTCGCGAATTGGAATTAGTCCTGACCGGGCGACCGGATAAAAAGTTGGGACGGATTCCGATGGCGGGGGTGCCCCATCACGCGATGGATCGCTATGCAGCCCAGTTGGTGCAAAAGGGATACGCGATCGCCATTTGCGAGCAAATGGAATCCGCCGACCAATCCAAAGGATTGATTTCGCGGGAAGTGACGCGAGTCTTGACGCCGGGAACCATTTTAGAAGAAGGCTTGCTGGCCGCCCGCCAAAACAACTACTTGGCAGCGGTAGTGTTGGTGGGGCGATCGCCTAACCAAGAATGGGGTTTAGCCTATGCCGATATTTCCACCGGCGAATTTCGGGTCGCGCAACACAAACAGATCGATCGTCTCAGCCAAGAACTCTTGCGCTTGCAACCTGCCGAAATTCTGTTGCCCGTAGACGAAACCGGCGATCGGCTGGGATTGTTTCGTCCCGGCGAGGGGGGAGGCGGTCGCATTCCCGAGGGATTGCCGCAGCAATTCTGCTATACCTTGCGCCCCCAACGTCCGTTTGAAGCGGGGGAAGCTCGCTCCGAGCTGCTGATTGCCCTCAAGGTGAAATCGTTGGAAGGATTTGGCTGCGATCGCCTGCCCCTCGCCATCCGTGCTGCTGGTGGCCTGCTGCACTATCTCAGCGATACCCGCAAAGGCACCGCCCTCAACCTAGAGCGGCTGCAGACCTACACCATCGACGAATTTCTCATTATTGACTACCAGACCCGCCGCAATCTGGAACTGTTGCAAACCGTGCGAGATGGCCTACTGCACGGATCGCTCCTGTGGGCACTCGATCGCACTCGCACCGCGATGGGGGGGCGGGCCTTGCGGCGCTGGCTGCTGCAACCGCTGTTGAGCATTGCCAAAATTCAGCAGCGTCAAGCGGCGATCGCCGAGTTGCTGGAGGACGGACACCTGCGCGCCAAACTGCAGCAATCTCTCAGCGAAGTCTACGACCTAGAGCGGCTGGCGGGGCGAGCGGGCTCGGGAACCGCTAACGCCCGCGACTTAGTGGGGTTAGCCAATTCATTAGAGAAACTGCCAGAGCTGGCCATGCTGCTGGCAGGCACTCGGGCACAGTTGCTGCAGCGGTTGCAGGCCGTCGATCCAGAATTAGAACAATTGAGTCAAACTCTGCACGAAACCCTCGTGCCCCACCCTCCCCTGACGTTGACTGAAGGGGGCTTAATGCAAGCGGGGGTGGATACTGCGCTGGATGAATTGCGATCGCAGGTGGAAAGCGATCGAAAGTGGATTGCCGCCTTGGAAACAACCGAACGGGAGCGCAGCGGCATTCCCACCCTCAAAGTGGGGTTTACCAAGGCATTTGGCTATTACATCAGCATCAGCCGAGCCAAGTCCAAACAGGCTCCCGCAGACTACATTCGCAAGCAAACACTGGTCAATGAAGAACGCTATATTACCCCCGAGTTAAAGGAGCGGGAGGCTCGCATTCTCACCGCTCAAACTGAGATTCAGCAGTTGGAATACGATCTCTTCCTCGCTTTGCGCATGGAGGTGGGGAGCTATGCCAGCTTGATTCGGGAGGTGGCGGAGGCGATCGCCACTGCCGATATCCTGGCCGGCTTGGCCGAGATTGCCGCTGCGTTCAATTACTGTTGTCCGCAGATGGTGGGCGATCGCACGTTAAATCTGGTGGAGGCTCGCCATCCAGTCGTAGAACAATCGCTACCGTTGGGTATGTTTGTCTCCAATTCCCTCAAGTTGGGCACGCGCAAGTCGGCAGATTTGATGGTGTTGACGGGGCCGAATATGAGCGGCAAGAGCACCTATTTGCGGCAGGTGGGATTGATTCAGGTGATGGCACAGATGGGCAGTTTCGTGCCTGCCGAGTTTGCCGAATTGGGAATTTGCGATCGCGTTTTCACCCGCGTGGGGGCGGTGGACGATCTGGCGACGGGTCAGTCGACGTTTATGGTGGAAATGAACGAGACGGCCAATATTCTCAACCACGCGACAGAGCGATCGTTAGTGCTCTTGGATGAAATCGGACGGGGAACGGCGACGTTTGACGGACTCTCGATCGCCTGGGCTGTGGCCGAGTATCTCGCGAAAGTTCTGAAGTCCCGCACAATTTTTGCCACCCACTATCACGAGCTGAACGAACTCGCGTCAATCCTGCCCAACGTGGCGAATTTTCAGGTGGTGGTGAAGGAGCTCGAAGACGAAATTATCTTTTTGCATCAAGTCAGTCCTGGCGGGGCGGATCGCTCTTACGGTATCGAAGTGGGTCGTCTAGCCGGGTTGCCCTCTAGCGTGATTCAACGCGCCCGCCAAGTGCTCGCGCAGGTGGATCGGCACAGTCACATTGCTGTCGGGCTGCGTCGCAGCCATACGAATGGGCGCAATGGCAAAAAGCAACCTACTGACACCAGTGGTGTCGAGCAAGGGGAACTGCCGTTTTAG
- a CDS encoding PaeR7I family type II restriction endonuclease — protein sequence MALDLVDYERKAQAAVMTFWRSREVAKQKQLDSGKADRGERAGVTAGKNMNGFIELIVDLVRENGLEHAKIHQKRAVLTLPGYFRPTKLWDLLITYQGELIAAIELKSQVGPSFGNNFNNRTEEAIGTAHDFWIAYREGAFGQQLRPFAGWLMLVEDAVASRSPVRNSSPHFPVFQEFRETSYLKRYDLLCQKMIQEQLYTHAALIASPRKAADSGEFSALSTMSSLKTFVTALAGYVATEAARH from the coding sequence ATGGCACTCGATCTAGTTGATTACGAACGAAAAGCTCAGGCAGCAGTAATGACATTCTGGAGAAGTCGTGAGGTTGCCAAACAAAAACAGCTAGACTCTGGGAAAGCAGATCGGGGAGAGCGTGCTGGGGTCACTGCTGGGAAAAACATGAATGGGTTTATCGAATTGATTGTGGATCTGGTAAGGGAAAATGGTCTCGAACATGCCAAAATTCATCAAAAGCGAGCCGTGTTAACGCTGCCTGGATACTTCCGCCCAACAAAACTTTGGGACCTACTCATCACTTATCAAGGCGAGCTGATTGCTGCCATCGAGTTGAAAAGCCAGGTTGGGCCATCATTCGGTAATAACTTCAATAATCGGACGGAGGAAGCCATTGGGACAGCCCACGATTTTTGGATAGCCTACCGTGAAGGCGCGTTCGGTCAACAGCTACGCCCCTTTGCTGGCTGGCTCATGTTGGTGGAAGATGCAGTGGCATCGCGTTCTCCTGTGAGGAATAGTTCGCCCCATTTTCCAGTGTTTCAAGAATTTAGGGAAACTTCCTACCTAAAGAGGTACGACCTGCTCTGTCAGAAAATGATTCAGGAACAGCTTTACACCCACGCAGCTCTAATCGCGTCCCCACGAAAGGCTGCAGATAGCGGAGAATTCTCAGCACTTTCCACAATGAGTAGTCTTAAGACTTTTGTTACCGCACTGGCCGGATATGTAGCGACTGAGGCTGCACGGCACTGA
- a CDS encoding Uma2 family endonuclease, producing the protein MVQTLSKPLTLQEFLQLPETKPASEYINGEIIQKPMPKGRHSRLQGKLCAAINQVAEEAKIAYAFPELRCSFGGRSIVPDVAVFRWDRIPFTPEGEVPDNFNLPPDWTIEILSPEQRANKVLGNILHCLEHGSQLGWFLDPDDLSILLFQPQKQPVLCQSDRVLSVLPELELALTVDRVFDWLKMG; encoded by the coding sequence ATGGTTCAAACACTCTCTAAGCCATTGACACTGCAAGAATTTCTGCAACTGCCAGAAACTAAACCTGCAAGCGAATACATCAATGGTGAAATCATTCAAAAACCCATGCCAAAGGGACGACATAGCCGCTTGCAAGGAAAACTCTGTGCCGCCATCAATCAAGTCGCAGAGGAAGCAAAAATTGCCTATGCCTTCCCAGAATTGAGATGTAGCTTTGGCGGGCGATCCATTGTCCCAGATGTAGCAGTCTTTCGGTGGGACCGAATCCCTTTCACCCCAGAAGGAGAAGTCCCTGACAACTTCAACCTGCCGCCAGATTGGACGATTGAAATCCTTTCCCCCGAACAAAGAGCCAACAAAGTGCTAGGAAATATTCTCCATTGCCTGGAGCATGGTAGCCAGCTAGGTTGGTTCCTCGACCCAGACGATCTCAGTATTTTGCTCTTCCAACCCCAAAAACAGCCCGTCCTATGCCAGAGCGATCGAGTCCTTTCGGTCTTGCCCGAACTAGAACTAGCTCTCACGGTCGATCGAGTGTTTGATTGGTTAAAAATGGGATAA
- a CDS encoding N-6 DNA methylase: protein MDRNLSVEQLSFNLSGEHARNHSPLISDAVNQLSEHSNLEDRGAIYTRSEVVEFILNLLGYVEEQPLYTKRLLEPSFGRGDFLIPSVKRLIASWKSSQSKGAAVKDLGHAIRAVELHRETFIATRTALLNLLTQELDTTSAQTLVDRWLNQGDFLLNPLDGQFDFVVGNPPYVRQEFIPDILLAEYRRRYKTMYDRADIYIPFIERSLFALSDSGSLGFICADRWMKNRYGGPLRRLISEQYHLKIYVDMVGTPAFHTDVSAYPAITIISREVQAPTRIAHRPAIDRDTLTRLAHTLRNQKPLKDCDRVRELAQVVNGAEPWLLESADQMALIRRLEQQFPTLEATGCKVGIGVATGADKAFIGDLNDLDVEPDRKLPLVTTRDILSGEVQWHGQGVINPFAVGRGLVELEDYPRLRRYLEERREVIASRHCAQKSPANWYRTIDRIHPELAKKPKLLIPDIKGKAHIVYENGKLYPHHNLYYVISNQWNLRALQAVLLSEISRLFIATYSTQMRGGFLRFQAQYLRRIRIPFWADVSEEIRQELIDAATDRNLQACNCAAFKLYALSNEERSALGSNGE, encoded by the coding sequence ATGGATAGAAATTTATCAGTGGAACAACTCAGCTTTAATCTGTCTGGAGAACATGCCAGAAATCATTCACCCTTAATTTCTGATGCAGTAAATCAATTATCTGAGCACAGTAATCTTGAGGATCGAGGAGCAATATATACTCGCTCCGAAGTGGTTGAATTTATTCTGAACTTACTGGGCTACGTTGAAGAACAGCCTCTATACACAAAAAGGCTTCTAGAGCCATCATTTGGCAGGGGTGACTTCCTAATACCTAGCGTCAAGCGGTTGATTGCTAGTTGGAAATCATCACAATCAAAGGGAGCAGCGGTCAAGGATCTGGGTCATGCAATCCGAGCTGTCGAACTACATCGAGAAACCTTTATAGCTACACGCACAGCACTATTAAATCTCCTTACTCAAGAGCTAGATACTACTAGCGCTCAAACTCTAGTAGATCGTTGGCTCAATCAGGGTGATTTTTTATTAAATCCACTTGATGGCCAATTTGACTTTGTAGTAGGTAACCCTCCATATGTACGTCAGGAGTTTATCCCCGATATCTTACTGGCTGAATATCGGCGACGCTACAAGACTATGTACGACCGAGCAGACATCTACATTCCGTTTATAGAGCGTTCCCTATTTGCACTAAGTGACAGTGGAAGCTTAGGTTTTATTTGCGCCGATCGGTGGATGAAGAACCGTTATGGAGGTCCGCTGCGCCGGTTGATATCTGAACAGTACCATCTTAAAATCTACGTCGACATGGTGGGTACACCCGCATTTCATACAGATGTCAGTGCCTATCCAGCCATCACTATCATCAGCCGGGAAGTGCAAGCACCTACACGAATTGCCCACCGTCCGGCAATCGATCGAGACACGCTGACACGCTTAGCTCATACATTGCGGAACCAGAAACCGTTAAAAGATTGTGACAGGGTGCGCGAACTGGCACAAGTCGTGAATGGGGCAGAACCCTGGTTACTCGAATCCGCTGACCAGATGGCATTAATTCGCCGTCTCGAGCAGCAATTTCCAACTCTTGAGGCAACAGGTTGTAAGGTCGGTATCGGTGTAGCAACAGGTGCAGACAAAGCATTCATTGGCGACCTTAACGATCTTGATGTCGAGCCGGATCGCAAGTTACCGCTAGTCACCACTAGAGATATTTTGTCTGGTGAGGTGCAATGGCACGGGCAGGGAGTAATCAATCCATTTGCTGTGGGACGAGGGCTTGTTGAATTAGAAGATTATCCACGACTGCGTCGCTACCTAGAGGAACGCCGGGAGGTTATTGCAAGTCGTCACTGCGCTCAAAAGTCACCAGCCAATTGGTACAGAACAATTGACCGAATTCATCCAGAACTGGCAAAGAAGCCCAAGCTTCTCATCCCTGATATCAAAGGGAAGGCTCATATCGTCTATGAAAATGGGAAGCTGTATCCACATCACAATCTTTATTATGTCATATCCAATCAATGGAATCTGCGTGCCTTGCAGGCTGTGCTACTATCAGAAATTTCTCGCCTATTCATAGCAACGTATTCAACCCAAATGCGGGGTGGATTTCTTCGCTTCCAAGCTCAGTACCTGCGTCGTATTCGTATTCCTTTTTGGGCAGATGTGAGTGAGGAAATTAGGCAAGAGCTAATTGACGCTGCAACCGATCGCAACCTCCAGGCGTGCAACTGTGCAGCATTCAAGCTATATGCATTGAGTAACGAAGAGAGATCCGCTTTAGGCAGTAATGGAGAGTAA